The stretch of DNA AAAAAGAAATCGCATTATAATTGAAGGCCGCTGATATCTTGCTTAAATTTACATTTCACAATTGCAGACCTCAGATAGAAAATCTAAAACAAAAATTTATAAATTTAGTCCTTCAAAAGCCACCATTTTAGCTTGGCTTTGTCTGGGTGCGGCGTATTGGCGTAGTAGCAAATCATACGATAAAACATATAAAAACGCCTATCGCTACCGCGACCAAACGCCTTTGTGCACTCGAACATCTTGCTATGATCCGCGCCATTTAGTAAAGCGATATCCTTAACCAAGTGCTAGTAGATACGCTTTAGCCGCTCAGCCAACAAGAGGATTTTCTTAAAATCACTCAAATTTAGCTCCTCACTTCGCTTTGATGTCATCTTCACGCAACATTTTGTAAAAAAGCTTAGTTAAAAACCACTTCACACAAGTTCAAATTTTAAATTTGCTCCAAAATTCGTTCACAAATTTCTCTTGGATTTGCATTTTCGTAAATCGGCCTACCAACAACGATAAAGTCGCTATCTTCTTGCTTTGCACTCACTAAGTTTGCTACTCTTTTTTGATCTCC from Campylobacter concisus encodes:
- a CDS encoding Pathogenicity locus, whose product is MVKDIALLNGADHSKMFECTKAFGRGSDRRFYMFYRMICYYANTPHPDKAKLKWWLLKD